A stretch of the uncultured Desulfobacter sp. genome encodes the following:
- a CDS encoding AraC family transcriptional regulator — translation MRSVPTGLGQGAFLNLDCPSGMDICMSSCRFAGDYQARIAWPEPRLTFVFCLAGTTQTLNSCSTSPLGITAGQAYLHYFEDPVLERRTAGKKKIQAVVIRFPSEKIAALLGPSHEPGPQRVFAKSIDQGRFFHSQTMNFTVKSVLHQMYACPHRGLVKQIFLESKAMELVAYTLEQAFDTALPGSPIREDERDRIVAARDILVSRLKFPPSLTDLARQVDMSHTRLTRGFKKVFGCTVFAYLRKERLAYAGMLLSENRLNITEAAFEAGFCSSSHFAQAFRKQFGISPSQFTSRK, via the coding sequence GTGCGGTCTGTCCCCACCGGACTGGGCCAGGGGGCGTTCTTGAATCTGGATTGTCCGTCAGGTATGGATATCTGCATGAGCAGCTGCCGCTTCGCCGGGGATTACCAGGCCAGGATCGCCTGGCCGGAACCGAGGCTCACCTTTGTATTTTGCCTGGCCGGAACCACCCAGACCTTGAACTCCTGCAGCACGTCCCCGTTGGGAATAACCGCCGGGCAGGCGTATCTCCACTATTTTGAAGACCCGGTCCTGGAAAGGCGGACCGCCGGAAAAAAAAAGATCCAAGCCGTGGTCATCCGATTTCCGTCTGAAAAAATTGCAGCCCTTTTGGGGCCGTCCCATGAACCCGGCCCCCAAAGGGTATTTGCAAAGTCCATTGACCAGGGCCGTTTTTTTCATTCACAAACCATGAACTTTACCGTGAAATCCGTACTCCACCAGATGTATGCCTGCCCCCACCGGGGACTGGTCAAGCAGATCTTTCTAGAGAGCAAGGCCATGGAGCTTGTGGCCTATACCCTGGAGCAGGCCTTTGACACTGCCCTGCCGGGATCGCCGATCCGGGAGGATGAACGGGACCGGATTGTTGCGGCCCGGGATATTTTGGTCTCCCGGCTCAAATTCCCACCGTCCCTCACCGATCTGGCCCGGCAGGTGGACATGAGCCACACCCGCCTGACCCGGGGATTTAAAAAAGTGTTTGGATGCACCGTGTTTGCGTATCTTAGAAAGGAGCGCCTGGCCTATGCCGGAATGCTGCTCTCGGAAAACAGGCTGAATATCACCGAAGCAGCCTTTGAAGCCGGGTTCTGCAGCTCCAGTCACTTTGCCCAAGCCTTTCGCAAACAATTCGGGATCTCCCCTTCACAGTTCACATCCCGGAAATAA
- a CDS encoding AraC family transcriptional regulator — protein sequence MQRIQLSAPQPTETSNRFRIDLPSEHGQGRYHMDFFNSGLKLFIIQTRLNQPVQIQGMAFKPLVGFGFCMDGRFDAFFSSKLPITIKAGDSGFFACPSRIEITDQLPSNHLLRIYLMLEGEILSSLAKGNEDYFSPALKSLDKKQPSRIVHPITPLMRATLHQVLHCPYCGKVGHIYLESKAMELLSHKLAQLHPSGGCRNFKLKRADHERIIHVAEILVDNMENPPDTMELARTVGLSCSKLQRCFRRIYGVSPFEYLRNHRLQTARRLLQKGEINVTEASLRVGYTNLSYFSKAFKIMFGVSPGQLLHNPPRS from the coding sequence ATGCAGAGAATTCAACTTAGTGCACCACAGCCGACAGAAACATCCAATAGGTTCAGGATAGATCTGCCTTCTGAGCATGGTCAGGGACGGTATCATATGGATTTTTTCAATTCCGGGCTGAAGCTATTCATCATACAGACAAGACTAAATCAACCGGTGCAGATACAAGGCATGGCTTTTAAACCCCTTGTTGGCTTTGGATTTTGCATGGACGGAAGGTTTGATGCGTTTTTTTCTTCGAAACTTCCGATCACCATTAAAGCCGGAGATAGTGGTTTTTTTGCTTGTCCTTCACGCATAGAAATCACAGACCAGCTACCTTCAAATCATTTGCTCAGAATATATCTGATGCTGGAAGGAGAGATATTATCATCCCTTGCAAAAGGGAATGAAGATTATTTTTCTCCTGCCTTAAAAAGCCTGGACAAAAAACAACCCAGCCGCATCGTTCATCCCATCACCCCCCTGATGCGGGCAACCCTGCACCAAGTTCTCCATTGCCCCTATTGCGGAAAGGTCGGACATATTTATCTTGAAAGCAAGGCTATGGAACTGCTTTCCCACAAGCTGGCACAGCTTCATCCTTCAGGTGGTTGCCGGAACTTCAAATTAAAACGCGCTGATCATGAGCGGATCATTCATGTCGCCGAAATTCTGGTGGACAACATGGAAAATCCGCCGGATACAATGGAATTGGCACGTACCGTGGGATTGAGCTGCAGCAAATTACAACGCTGCTTTCGCCGGATTTATGGTGTTTCCCCCTTTGAATATCTGCGTAACCACCGCCTCCAAACGGCCAGACGGCTTTTGCAAAAAGGAGAGATAAATGTCACGGAAGCATCACTGCGCGTCGGTTACACAAACTTAAGCTATTTTTCCAAGGCCTTTAAAATCATGTTTGGGGTATCTCCCGGGCAGTTACTGCACAATCCCCCACGCAGTTAA
- a CDS encoding TonB-dependent receptor: MKRKLKMALSIAASLILSPTIYAGENPQKLDSITVTAQKMEENVQDVPISMSVFDEVAIEDRKIESVQDIAPYTSNFLLLNKSGDCFTPSIRGISNPVGPALSQPTSVIVDGIPVSHHYGFDKTLIDIERIEVLKGPQGTLYGKDAQAGVINIISKKPDNETRGKIGVEFGEDNKRQYTLSVSGPMVADKLFMGVSAKHYEKDGFIENTLLGGYFNDKENDYGRVNLRYTPTDNLEISLISSRLEYDNGGLDYIVPSNIDDESISADENGYDRSTTTSHALKVSYDINKYLLESITTYRDINSDALYIYKAHNADTNGGHNKYSQEFRISNSSDSFKWTAGIYGEKREVDNSVNYVYPSYTYPVETYRESDSLGVFIHTDYAINDKFSFVSGVRYDKDNEEFENKKTDEKLSLSDNDISPKISLKYRHNENSMYYATISRGYRPGGIWTNAPDGYSPQYNKETLWNYEIGAKNSFFNNRLIVNTAVFYMQIDDMQVKIWPIAGSSKSYVDNASEGTSKGVEIELIGKLTDTIELSGAYGYTDCTFGDYKDAKGDYSGNKNTFTPTYNYNIGIRYRGEQGFFARVDLNGYGKTYFNVANTNSRDPYTLVNAKIGYEAESYDVYLYGKNIFDEEYNSVNIWDGGGVVYSPPREIGVQLTYRF, encoded by the coding sequence ATGAAAAGAAAATTAAAAATGGCTTTAAGTATTGCTGCATCACTTATACTTTCACCAACCATTTATGCTGGTGAGAATCCTCAAAAATTGGACAGTATAACCGTAACGGCACAAAAGATGGAAGAAAATGTACAAGACGTACCGATCTCTATGAGTGTATTTGATGAAGTTGCTATTGAAGACAGAAAAATAGAATCAGTTCAGGATATAGCACCTTATACGTCAAACTTTCTTTTATTAAATAAATCAGGTGATTGTTTCACCCCTTCAATACGGGGCATCTCGAATCCCGTAGGACCTGCATTGTCACAACCGACCAGTGTGATTGTTGATGGTATTCCCGTATCACATCATTATGGTTTTGATAAAACTTTAATAGATATAGAAAGGATCGAAGTTTTAAAAGGACCGCAAGGGACACTTTATGGAAAAGATGCACAGGCAGGCGTCATCAATATTATTTCGAAAAAGCCCGATAACGAAACAAGAGGAAAAATAGGCGTTGAGTTTGGCGAGGATAATAAAAGACAATATACGTTAAGCGTCAGTGGGCCTATGGTAGCGGATAAACTATTTATGGGCGTATCTGCAAAACATTATGAAAAAGACGGATTTATAGAAAATACGCTTCTTGGGGGATATTTCAATGATAAAGAAAATGATTACGGAAGAGTAAACTTAAGATATACGCCCACTGATAATCTTGAGATATCTTTAATTTCATCCAGGCTGGAATATGATAATGGAGGCCTTGATTATATTGTTCCGTCTAATATTGATGATGAAAGTATCAGCGCCGATGAAAACGGTTATGATAGATCAACCACAACTTCCCATGCATTAAAAGTATCCTATGATATAAACAAGTATCTTTTAGAATCTATTACAACCTATCGAGATATAAATTCGGATGCCTTATATATCTATAAAGCTCATAATGCTGATACCAATGGCGGTCATAATAAGTATTCACAAGAGTTTAGAATAAGTAACAGTAGCGATTCTTTCAAATGGACAGCAGGAATTTATGGAGAGAAACGTGAAGTTGATAACTCAGTAAATTATGTTTATCCATCATATACCTACCCTGTTGAAACGTATCGCGAGAGTGATTCATTAGGGGTTTTTATCCATACCGATTATGCAATCAATGATAAATTCTCTTTCGTCTCAGGGGTTAGATATGACAAAGATAATGAAGAGTTTGAAAATAAAAAAACAGATGAGAAACTATCGTTATCCGATAATGACATTTCGCCAAAGATCTCTTTAAAATATCGGCACAATGAAAACAGCATGTATTATGCAACCATATCAAGAGGATACCGTCCAGGAGGTATTTGGACTAATGCGCCGGACGGCTATTCACCACAATATAATAAAGAGACTTTATGGAACTATGAGATAGGGGCTAAGAACTCATTTTTTAATAACAGGCTTATTGTAAACACTGCGGTTTTTTATATGCAAATAGATGATATGCAAGTAAAAATCTGGCCAATTGCCGGTTCAAGTAAATCTTATGTCGATAATGCATCAGAAGGCACTTCAAAAGGTGTTGAAATAGAATTAATCGGAAAATTAACGGATACGATAGAACTCTCTGGTGCTTATGGATATACAGACTGTACTTTTGGTGATTACAAAGATGCAAAGGGAGATTATAGCGGAAATAAGAATACATTTACCCCAACATATAATTATAATATCGGTATTCGATATAGAGGTGAACAAGGTTTTTTTGCAAGAGTTGATTTAAACGGGTATGGAAAAACATATTTTAATGTCGCAAATACGAATAGCAGAGATCCTTATACGCTTGTAAATGCAAAAATAGGTTATGAGGCTGAAAGTTATGATGTTTATTTATACGGTAAAAATATTTTCGATGAAGAGTATAATTCTGTTAATATTTGGGATGGCGGTGGCGTTGTATATTCTCCACCCAGAGAAATCGGTGTTCAGTTGACCTATAGATTTTAA
- a CDS encoding methyltransferase dimerization domain-containing protein, protein MEFPDLTMTSKPIFDLFCGTTKSWVLITAIELKVFNLTVENKTASEIASSLKTHEANTALFLNALCAIQLLKKENGSYRNTDLSDTFLVEGKDCYLGELLMLSNQWNFQTREQMADAVKNGPGPQAENFDDMGEMFASHVTAMGNYSRTGNSQLIAKEISKLPEFAGMKKMLDLGGAHGMDCIAVTQKSTSLKGVVFDNPAVIKITREIIAEYGMENMVAVMEGDYAKDYIGMGYDLIYAKATLNFFKDDLHPLFKKIYDALNPGGVFISVHDGLTEEGTKPSDMVISWFPTCLSSKDLSFDQDMIPDAMLESGFKTVKIKPIPVSMCESMDMCIGRK, encoded by the coding sequence ATGGAGTTCCCCGATCTCACAATGACGTCGAAACCGATTTTTGATCTTTTTTGTGGAACGACAAAATCGTGGGTACTGATAACTGCGATTGAACTTAAGGTATTTAACCTGACAGTTGAAAACAAAACTGCCTCTGAAATTGCGTCATCTCTCAAAACCCACGAGGCAAATACTGCACTTTTTTTAAATGCCTTGTGCGCAATTCAACTGCTTAAAAAGGAAAACGGTTCGTATCGCAATACGGATCTTTCAGACACCTTCCTTGTTGAAGGAAAAGATTGCTATCTGGGAGAACTTCTTATGCTCTCCAATCAGTGGAATTTCCAGACCAGGGAGCAGATGGCAGATGCCGTCAAAAACGGTCCCGGGCCCCAGGCGGAGAATTTTGATGACATGGGAGAGATGTTTGCCTCCCATGTGACAGCCATGGGAAATTATTCCCGGACCGGAAATTCACAACTCATTGCAAAGGAAATCAGCAAACTGCCCGAATTTGCCGGTATGAAAAAAATGCTCGACCTCGGCGGCGCTCACGGTATGGATTGCATTGCCGTAACCCAAAAAAGTACATCTTTAAAAGGCGTTGTTTTTGATAACCCGGCAGTGATAAAAATTACCCGGGAAATCATTGCCGAATATGGCATGGAAAACATGGTCGCGGTCATGGAAGGCGATTATGCAAAAGATTACATCGGTATGGGATATGACCTTATTTATGCAAAAGCAACATTGAACTTTTTCAAAGATGATCTGCATCCTTTGTTCAAAAAAATCTATGATGCCTTGAACCCAGGTGGTGTTTTTATATCTGTTCATGACGGTTTAACAGAGGAAGGCACAAAACCTTCGGATATGGTGATCAGTTGGTTCCCAACCTGCCTTTCTTCCAAAGACTTATCTTTTGACCAGGATATGATACCCGATGCCATGCTTGAGTCCGGATTTAAAACTGTAAAAATCAAACCCATCCCCGTTTCCATGTGTGAATCCATGGATATGTGCATCGGCAGAAAATAA
- a CDS encoding biotin--[acetyl-CoA-carboxylase] ligase — protein sequence MILNVLYQSDSEPVSGVKISEAVGISRVAVWKHIKALKQAGVDIEALPTGYQLQDADNLLYPFCFPAHLQDRIFHFPEVDSTMDQARKIARQGVPHISCVIAEIQTTSRGRLNRPWDSDRGGLWFTLILKPDLPPPLAWTMNFAASACMSEVLADLFDLDVRVKWPNDLLLNGRKLSGMLAEIETRADMVNFLFLGIGLNVNNEPDSDQYQAISLKTALGKSVSRKQILFRFLDLFESRIKTVDPARIIKCWKERTATIGAEVRVQTHNKVYEGKALDVDDTGALILQDQDGVTRKIIYGDCFHS from the coding sequence ATGATTCTTAATGTTTTGTACCAGTCGGACAGTGAACCTGTGTCCGGGGTCAAAATCAGTGAAGCCGTCGGAATCTCCAGGGTGGCGGTGTGGAAACACATCAAGGCCTTGAAACAGGCAGGTGTGGATATCGAGGCGTTGCCAACGGGATATCAACTTCAGGATGCCGACAACTTGTTGTATCCTTTTTGTTTTCCAGCACACCTTCAAGACAGAATTTTCCATTTCCCGGAAGTTGACTCGACCATGGACCAGGCCCGCAAAATTGCCCGGCAAGGCGTGCCGCATATCAGCTGCGTCATAGCCGAGATCCAGACAACCTCCAGGGGACGGTTAAACAGACCTTGGGACTCTGACCGGGGGGGACTCTGGTTTACCCTGATTCTCAAGCCGGATTTGCCGCCCCCCCTGGCTTGGACCATGAATTTTGCGGCATCGGCCTGCATGTCCGAAGTACTGGCCGATCTATTTGACCTGGATGTCCGGGTTAAATGGCCCAATGACCTGTTGCTCAACGGGCGCAAGTTGTCCGGGATGCTGGCTGAAATAGAAACCCGGGCTGACATGGTTAATTTCCTGTTTCTCGGCATTGGCCTTAATGTGAACAATGAACCTGATTCAGATCAATACCAGGCCATTTCCTTGAAAACAGCTCTGGGAAAATCCGTATCCAGAAAGCAGATCCTGTTCCGGTTTCTGGATCTGTTTGAATCCCGTATTAAGACCGTTGATCCGGCCCGGATCATCAAATGCTGGAAGGAACGGACCGCCACCATCGGCGCCGAAGTCAGGGTGCAAACCCATAATAAGGTGTATGAAGGCAAGGCTCTGGATGTGGATGACACAGGTGCGCTTATTCTCCAAGACCAAGACGGTGTTACCCGAAAAATTATTTATGGTGACTGCTTTCATTCCTGA